CCAGTCCCAACGCGCAAGGACACGCGATCAGCAACACTGAAACCGCAATCACCATCGCATGCATCAGCTTCGGCTCCGGACCCCACACCGCCCACGCAATCGCCGCCAAGGCTGCCACCATCAACACCGCAGGCACAAAGTACGAAGCTACTTTGTCTGCAAGTCTCTGGATCGGGGCCCGCGATCGCTGAGCCTCGCTCACCATCTTCACAATCTGCGCCAGCAACGTGTCTGCGCCTACATGCTCGGCGCGCATCACAAGCGACCCAGTGCCATTTATCGTGCCGCCCACCACGCGCTCGCCCGCCGTCTTCTCCACGGGAACCGGCTCGCCCGTCACCATCGACTCGTCCACTGCGCTACGCCCATCCTCCACCACGCCGTCTACCGGAACCTTCTCGCCCGGACGCACTCGCAGCATGTCGCCAACGACAATCTCATTCAGCGGAACATCCATCTCCGCCCCATCCGCTGCAATCCTTCGCGCCGTCTTCGGAGCAAGTCCCAACAGCGCGCGAATCGCCTCACCCGTCTTGTCCCGTGCCTTCAGCTCCAGCACTTGTCCCAGCAGCACGAGTACGGTGATGACAGCCGCCGCTTCGAAGTACAACCCAAGCTGACCGCCATGCGTGCGAAACGACTCCGGAAACATCCCCGGAGCAACCACAGCCGCCACGCTGTACAGGTAAGCCGCACCCGTACCCATCGCAATCAGCGTGAACATATTCAGGCTGCGATGCACCACCGAGGCCCACCCTCGCTCGAAAAACGGCCATCCGCACCACAGCACCACGGGAGTCGCCAGCGCCATCTGCGCCCACCCCATCCATCCGCTGCTCAACAACTCCATAAACGGATGCCCCGGCCACATCTCCAAAACCATCACAGCCAACAGCGGAAGCGTCAATACCGCTCCCACCCAGAACCGTAGCAACATGCTCTTCAGCTCAGGGTTCTCCTGCTCTGCGGTCACCTCTTTCGGCTCCAGAGCCATGCCACAGATCGGGCAGCTTCCCGGTCCATCCTTCACCACCTCCGGGTGCATCGGGCACGTGTACTCCACTCGATTCAGCACCGGAGCTACAGGTTCCAGTGCCATCCCACACTTCGGACACGATGCCATCTTGTCTGACATCACTTCCGGGTGCATCGGACACGTATACTTCCCGCCTGCGAGTTGCACAACAGGAGCCTTCGCAACTGCCGGGTGAGATCCACCACCTCCACCGCAACAACTCCCCTTCGCCGGGCTCATTCCGCCAATCGCCACCAGCCCATCCGCTGGACGCGATCCGTCATACTTCGCTGGATCAGCCGCGAACTTCTTCTTGCACCCTTCGCTGCAGAAATACCATGCCTTGCCCTCATGCTTGCTCGTCCACTTTGCAGTCTCCACTTTCACCTGCATCCCGCAGACTGGATCTTTCACCATCTCGCTCATCTCAACAATTCTCCTCTATCTCGCAGACGAACGACCTTCCTTCGCATTACACCCTTCCTTCAAGTCTCCTTTCTCTCCTCGGTATCTCACATATTTTGCAGCTCGTTAGACGTCATTCGTCATGAGACTTCGCTGAGAATCCGGCCTCAGCCTTGCCATTCCTTCGCTCCGAATGCTCTCATCTATTCCTAAGATGTCTTCTACTCCTGACATCCAGCGCTCAATCGATGCCATCTGGCGTATCGAATCGGCAAAGCTCATCGCCGCGCTTACTCGTGTCGTCCGCGATGTTGGTCTCGCCGAAGATCTCGCCCAGGATGCCCTCGTCGTTGCCCTTGAAAAATGGCCTCAGACTGGCATCCCGGATAATCCGGCTGCCTGGCTCATGGCGACTGCAAAAAACCGCGCCATTGATCTCCTTCGCCGCTCAAAACTTCTCGACCGCAAGCATGAGCAGCTTGGCTACGAGCTAGAAGCTACCCGCCAGCTCACACCCGACCAGATCAACGCTGCCATCGATGATCCCGTCGGCGACGACCTGCTCCGTCTCATCTTTATCTCCTGCCATCCCATCCTCTCTCCCGAATCCCGCGTTGCCCTCACTCTGCGCCTTCTTGGAGGGCTTACCACCGACGAGATCGCCCGCGCCTTTCTTCTCTCCGAACCTACCGTGGCTCAGCGTATTGTCCGCGCCAAACGAACTCTCGGAGAAGCAAAGATTCCCTTCGAAGTTCCCCGAGGCGAGGAGTTCACTGCTCGTCTCTCCTCTGTTCTCCAGGTCATTTACCTCGTCTTCAACGAGGGTTACTCTGCCACCGCCGGTGACGACTGGACCCGTCCCGCGCTCTGCGAAGACGCTCTCCGCCTCGGCCGCATCCTCGTCGAACTCGTCCCCTCCGAACCCGAGGTCCGTGGCCTTGTCGCGCTCATGGAGATTCAGGCGTCACGACTGAACGCTCGCATCGGCCCCGCCGGCGAGCCCATCCTCCTCCTCGATCAGGACCGTTCGCGTTGGGATCAGATCCTCATCCATCGCGGTCTTGCGGCTCTCGAACACGCCGAAAACCTCCTCCGACAAAGAGCCAGCTCCGCTAATTCGAATGTCGCTTCGGGCTCCTACGTTCTTCAGGCCTCCATCGCCGCCTGCCATGCCCGCGCGATCACAGCTGAGGCTACAGACTGGCATCGCATCGCTGCTCTCTATGCCCAACTTGTCAGGCTGACTCCATCGCCCATCGTCGAGCTCAACCGCGCCGTCGCGGTCTCTATGGCCTTAGGGCCTGCCGAGGCGCTCCCCCTTATCGACGCGCTCACCGAAGATCCCGCGCTCAGGGGCTACCATCTCTTACCGAGCGTGCGCGGCGATCTGCTGATGAAGCTTGGCCGACACTCCGAAGCGCGCGCCGAGTTCGAACACGCCGCCAGCCTCACCCGAAACACCCGCGAACGCAACCTTCTCCTCACCCGCGCTCAATCCTGCGTCCTCGATTAGTGGGAGATGTATCCAAAGGGGCAATACCCAAGTGCGTACCTGAGCGTTGTCATTCCGGTTTTCCCGGAGGATGATGTACAAGGGCCTATTAGGGCTTAGGAATCCAGGAGCAGCAGTGAATTCGTCCATTGTTTTAGTTTCGGCCGTGCTGGCATCGTTAGCGGTGGGAGTATTGACGGCCTATAGCATCTGTTTTTCGATGTTTCGTCTCTTCCGTATCCATGCGAGACAGGTTGCCGCCGAACGACAGGAGCGGTCCATGGTGGGTTCCAATCGGGTGGTTGAGGGTTGACCCACCCCCGCACATATTTTTATAAAATATTGATTATAAACGACTTAATCCAAGATCGAGATTGTAAAATATAGAAAATAAACCACTTTACGCGCAAAATATAGAAAACAAGATACTTATAAAAGGAAAGCCCCGAGAGGTCGTCTCTCGAGGCTGATTTCATTTAAGGGCTGATTTAATTGTAGCGAAATGGAGAGGGTTGTTCTGCAACGAGGATCTCTTCTGGCATGAGTACGTTAGAGGAGAAGGGGTCTTGACAGCAAATTATCAGAGCATTTTTTGTACGTGGTTCATGCCAGCTTTTTGTAAAGAAGCACCTTGCAAAAACCACAGCTCCTTCGACTCCGCCTTTGCTGCGCAAAGACTTCGCTCAGGATGACACTTCATAGAAATCTGGTTGTCTTTTGTCTCCATAGTCCTGGTTGGTCTTTTTGTCGCTTAGTCATTGATACGACCTAGCAGGTTTCTCCGCAGCCCGGATGCCGTATTCTAGATACTTGGCCGCAAAGCCTCCAACACCGTCTATGGGCACGCAGCGAACATCTCCCCGAACCACACCGGGAATTACACATATCACCGTGCGCGGAGCGCGGCAGCACAATCTGCGTAACGTCTCGGTTTCCATTCCGCGCAATACCCTGACCGTTGTTACCGGCCTCTCGGGCTCGGGAAAGTCTTCTCTCGCCTTCGACACCATCTACGCCGAAGGACAGCGCCGCTATGTTGAAACCCTTTCGGCATACGCCCGCCAATTTCTCGACCAGATGGAACGTCCTGATGTGGACTCCATCGACGGTCTCTCGCCGGCCATCTCCATCGAGCAGAAGACCACCTCACGCTCCCCTCGCTCGACCGTCGGAACCATCACCGAGATCTACGACTACCTGCGACTGCTTTACGCTTCCGTTGGCCAGCCGCATTGCCCCAACTGCGGTCGCTCCATCTCGCGACAGAGCGCCGATCAGATCGTCGAGCGCATCGTCTCTCTCGCCCCCGGTGAACGCATCACCGTCTTCGCCCCAATCGTCCGGGGTCGCAAAGGTGAGTTTCGCGAAGAACTCGAAGCAATCGACCGCCAGGGCTTCCGCGTTCGCATCGACGGCGAGATTACCGAAATCACAGAAGGCATGCGCCTGGAGAAGCGCAAGAACCACACCCTCGAGGCCATCGTCGACCGCATCATCCTGAAACCTCTACCGCCGGAGAACACCTCGGCTGCGCTCGCTGGCGCTCCGCCAAAATACGACACGCGCCGCCTCGAAGCCGCCGTTGCCAAGGCCCTGCAGATGGCCAACGGTCTGGTCCTCATCGGCATACAGGACCCGGTCACACGCCATCAGGAAGAGACACTTTACTCCTCCTCGATGGCCTGCCCGGACTGCGGAATCAACGTTCCCAAGCTCGAACCACGCAGCTTCTCGTTCAACTCCGCCTACGGAGCCTGCCCGGAGTGTCACGGCCTCGGTTCCATCTACGACTTCGATCCAGCGAAGACCATCACTGACTGGTCCAAGCCGCTGCTCGACGGAGCCATGGGCCCCGGCTCCGCCTCGCAGTACCTGCTGCGACTCATCAAACTCGCAGCGGAGAAGTACAAGATCAACATCAATCAGCCGTTCGAGAAGCTCACAACGGAGCAGCAGAACCTCTTCCTTTATGGTCCCCCGAAGGGTGAGGCTGGACGCACCGGCTTCCATGGCATCTTCAGCTATCTCCGCGCCAATCTTGAAGACACCAAATCCGAAGGCTACCGCGAGTACATGATGCAGTACATGTCTGCATCTACCTGCCCGCGCTGCCAGGGCAAGCGCCTGCGGCCGGAATCACTCGCCGTAACTGTCGGCGACCGATCGATTGCCGATTTCACCGCGCTCTCGCTGGAACGCGCACTTACTGCGGCGAAGACCATGAACTTCACGGGCCGAGAGAGGATGATCGCAGACCGGCTGCAGCGCGAGGTGATTGAACGGCTCGAGTTTCTGAACGCCGTCGGCCTCGGCTATCTCTCACTCAATCGTTCTGCTGCGACGCTCTCAGGCGGCGAAGGTCAGCGTATTCGCCTCGCCACGCAGATTGGTTCACGTCTCCGTGGAGTCCTCTATGTTCTCGATGAGCCATCGATCGGACTGCATCAGCGCGATAACCAGCGACTGATCTCAGCGCTTGAAAACCTGCGCGACCTCGGCAACACCGTCCTGGTCGTCGAGCACGACGAAGATACCATTCGCAAAGCCGACTATGTTCTCGACCTCGGTCCCGGAGCCGGGAAAAACGGTGGCATCCTCATTGCGGATGGCACTCCGCAGCAGATCATGGACAACGATGCATCGATCACCGGCAAATATCTTGCCGGCAAGATTGATATCGTCACCCGGCCTACGCCGGGCCAGGCTCCGCGCCCACTCACCGGCAACTGGGTTACGGTTGAAGACGCCCGCGCCCACAACCTCAAGAACGTCACTGCTCATTTCCCACTCGGGGTGATGACCGTCATCACCGGCGTCAGCGGCAGCGGCAAGAGCACGCTGGTGAACGATATTCTTTACCGCGCACTTGCCAAGGAACTTTACGGCTCGCGCGAAGAACCCGGTCAGCATGGCCGCGTCCGCGGCATCTCGCAGATCGACAAGGTTATCGAGATCGACCAATCGCCCATTGGCCGGACACCGCGCTCGAACCCGGCGACGTATACCGGAGTCTTCTCCGCCATCCGCGACATTTTCGCCATGCTCCCCGAGTCGCGCGAGCGTGGCTACAAGCCCGGACGCTTCAGCTTCAACGTACAGGGCGGACGCTGCGAAGCCTGCCAGGGCGAAGGACAACGCCGGATCGAGATGAACTTCCTGCCCGACGTCTATGTGTTGTGCGAGGTCTGCAATGGCCGCCGTTATAACCAGGAGACGCTCGCCGTGAAGTTCAACGGCTACTCCATCGCGGACATCCTCGATCTCAGCATCGAAGACGCTCTGCCTGTACTCAAAGACATTCCTGCGGTCAACCAGAAGCTTCAGACTCTCGTCGATGTCGGTCTCGGCTACATTCATCTTGGCCAATCTGCCACCACGCTCTCAGGCGGCGAAGCCCAGCGCATGAAGTTGGCCCGCGAGCTGAGCAAACGCCAGACAGGCCGCACGCTCTATCTACTCGACGAGCCTACGACTGGCCTCCACTTCGACGATGTTCGGAAGCTCCTCGAAGTACTGCATCGCCTTACAGACCTGGGCAACAGCGTCATCATCATCGAGCACAATCTGGACATCATCCGCAACGCCGACTACATTCTCGACCTCGGTCCTGAAGGAGGAGAAGGCGGCGGGCAGATCATCGCCCACGGTACTCCGGAGCAGGTCGCGACCGTAAAAGGCTCTCATACCGCAGAGTTCCTGGCCCGCCATTACACACCGGACCAGCTTGCTGCCAGCCGGAATGGAATCAGCCACTCCGGTCCGCAGCCCACGAATATCGGGGCCGCACCCGATCCTGAAAAGAAGGCCAAGGGTAAGTTTGTGCCGCCGGAAAAGAAAACCGGAGTCCCGACCGCGCGTGCGACTAAACTGGCCGAAGCAGACAACTCGGCTCGTTCGAAGAAGACCGCAACCAATACTGCCGCGAAGACAAAAAAGAAGAAGGCATGAATCATCCCTCGACACCTCCGGTCCCCAATGATCTTTCCCGGGAGTATTCCCAAGCCCCGTCGGCTGACGCCCCTCCCCCTTCGCTACCGGTAAGGATTACCGACGGACCGGCCATCGTGATTCCAGCGCCTCCCCCCTCCAATGCGGCAGGCCCTGGGGTTCCCGCGCGAGTGCCGCATCTTGGCCACGCGATTCTTTTCGTCTCGTTCGCCGGTCTGACCCTTGTCCTGAGCCAGTCGATCCTGCTCGGCCTGAGCCATATTGGTCAAAAGGCAGCAGCCTCTGCGATGCATCCCAAGCTGCTGGTCGCGGCCATGGCGATCAGCTACCTCCTTACTCTGACGACGTCGTACTTCTTCTTTCCACTGCTCTGGCTGCGTTCGTTCGGCAATGGTCTTCAGTGGAACTTCGATGCGG
This portion of the Edaphobacter sp. 4G125 genome encodes:
- a CDS encoding RNA polymerase sigma factor; protein product: MSSTPDIQRSIDAIWRIESAKLIAALTRVVRDVGLAEDLAQDALVVALEKWPQTGIPDNPAAWLMATAKNRAIDLLRRSKLLDRKHEQLGYELEATRQLTPDQINAAIDDPVGDDLLRLIFISCHPILSPESRVALTLRLLGGLTTDEIARAFLLSEPTVAQRIVRAKRTLGEAKIPFEVPRGEEFTARLSSVLQVIYLVFNEGYSATAGDDWTRPALCEDALRLGRILVELVPSEPEVRGLVALMEIQASRLNARIGPAGEPILLLDQDRSRWDQILIHRGLAALEHAENLLRQRASSANSNVASGSYVLQASIAACHARAITAEATDWHRIAALYAQLVRLTPSPIVELNRAVAVSMALGPAEALPLIDALTEDPALRGYHLLPSVRGDLLMKLGRHSEARAEFEHAASLTRNTRERNLLLTRAQSCVLD
- the uvrA gene encoding excinuclease ABC subunit UvrA, encoding MGTQRTSPRTTPGITHITVRGARQHNLRNVSVSIPRNTLTVVTGLSGSGKSSLAFDTIYAEGQRRYVETLSAYARQFLDQMERPDVDSIDGLSPAISIEQKTTSRSPRSTVGTITEIYDYLRLLYASVGQPHCPNCGRSISRQSADQIVERIVSLAPGERITVFAPIVRGRKGEFREELEAIDRQGFRVRIDGEITEITEGMRLEKRKNHTLEAIVDRIILKPLPPENTSAALAGAPPKYDTRRLEAAVAKALQMANGLVLIGIQDPVTRHQEETLYSSSMACPDCGINVPKLEPRSFSFNSAYGACPECHGLGSIYDFDPAKTITDWSKPLLDGAMGPGSASQYLLRLIKLAAEKYKININQPFEKLTTEQQNLFLYGPPKGEAGRTGFHGIFSYLRANLEDTKSEGYREYMMQYMSASTCPRCQGKRLRPESLAVTVGDRSIADFTALSLERALTAAKTMNFTGRERMIADRLQREVIERLEFLNAVGLGYLSLNRSAATLSGGEGQRIRLATQIGSRLRGVLYVLDEPSIGLHQRDNQRLISALENLRDLGNTVLVVEHDEDTIRKADYVLDLGPGAGKNGGILIADGTPQQIMDNDASITGKYLAGKIDIVTRPTPGQAPRPLTGNWVTVEDARAHNLKNVTAHFPLGVMTVITGVSGSGKSTLVNDILYRALAKELYGSREEPGQHGRVRGISQIDKVIEIDQSPIGRTPRSNPATYTGVFSAIRDIFAMLPESRERGYKPGRFSFNVQGGRCEACQGEGQRRIEMNFLPDVYVLCEVCNGRRYNQETLAVKFNGYSIADILDLSIEDALPVLKDIPAVNQKLQTLVDVGLGYIHLGQSATTLSGGEAQRMKLARELSKRQTGRTLYLLDEPTTGLHFDDVRKLLEVLHRLTDLGNSVIIIEHNLDIIRNADYILDLGPEGGEGGGQIIAHGTPEQVATVKGSHTAEFLARHYTPDQLAASRNGISHSGPQPTNIGAAPDPEKKAKGKFVPPEKKTGVPTARATKLAEADNSARSKKTATNTAAKTKKKKA
- a CDS encoding heavy metal translocating P-type ATPase, which codes for MSEMVKDPVCGMQVKVETAKWTSKHEGKAWYFCSEGCKKKFAADPAKYDGSRPADGLVAIGGMSPAKGSCCGGGGGSHPAVAKAPVVQLAGGKYTCPMHPEVMSDKMASCPKCGMALEPVAPVLNRVEYTCPMHPEVVKDGPGSCPICGMALEPKEVTAEQENPELKSMLLRFWVGAVLTLPLLAVMVLEMWPGHPFMELLSSGWMGWAQMALATPVVLWCGWPFFERGWASVVHRSLNMFTLIAMGTGAAYLYSVAAVVAPGMFPESFRTHGGQLGLYFEAAAVITVLVLLGQVLELKARDKTGEAIRALLGLAPKTARRIAADGAEMDVPLNEIVVGDMLRVRPGEKVPVDGVVEDGRSAVDESMVTGEPVPVEKTAGERVVGGTINGTGSLVMRAEHVGADTLLAQIVKMVSEAQRSRAPIQRLADKVASYFVPAVLMVAALAAIAWAVWGPEPKLMHAMVIAVSVLLIACPCALGLATPMSIMVSTGRGAHEGVLVRNAEALETLEKIDTLVVDKTGTLTEGKPKLTEVIAAEGMSEGELLRAVASLEQASEHPLAGAIVAGAKERGVALGHVREFASVTGKGVKGFVDFQRVAVGSAALLQDEGLDANAMVQRAEALRHDGRTVMLAAIDGRVAGLIAVADPVKASSREVVDELKKGGVTVVMVTGDNRTTAGAVAEKLGVHFEAEVSPEGKAAVVRRLQKEGRRVAMAGDGVNDAPALAAADVGIAMGTGTDVAMAAGGITLVSGDLRGLLRARRLSEKTMKNIRQNLFFAFVYNAAGVPLAAGILYPLFGWLLNPMVAAAAMSFSSVSVIANALRLRRVKL